A single window of bacterium DNA harbors:
- a CDS encoding YebC/PmpR family DNA-binding transcriptional regulator gives MSGHSKWATIKHKKAATDAKRGAAFTKIIKEMTVAARIGGGDPDMNPRLRTVLEKAKAVNMPADNIKRAIQKGTGELPGQVIEEVSFEGYGPGGVAVMVETATDNRNRTVGDVRHLFDKYGGNLGQNGCVAWMFDKKGVIEVDADKANEDALMELVLEAGADDMKLTEGTFEITTSPTAFYAVKQALDDKGIPVSLAEVSMVPQTTVHLEGKQATQMLKLMDALEEHDDVQKVSANFDIDASVMEQAS, from the coding sequence ATGTCCGGGCACAGTAAATGGGCGACGATCAAGCACAAGAAGGCGGCGACCGATGCCAAGCGGGGCGCCGCGTTCACGAAGATCATCAAGGAGATGACGGTCGCGGCGCGCATCGGCGGCGGCGACCCGGACATGAACCCGCGGCTGCGGACGGTCCTCGAGAAGGCCAAGGCCGTGAACATGCCGGCGGACAACATCAAGCGCGCCATCCAGAAGGGCACCGGCGAGCTGCCCGGGCAGGTGATCGAGGAGGTCAGCTTCGAGGGGTATGGCCCGGGCGGGGTTGCGGTGATGGTGGAGACGGCGACCGACAACCGCAACCGCACCGTCGGTGACGTGCGGCACCTCTTCGACAAGTACGGCGGCAACCTCGGCCAGAACGGCTGCGTGGCGTGGATGTTCGACAAGAAGGGCGTCATCGAGGTCGACGCCGACAAGGCGAACGAGGACGCGCTGATGGAGCTGGTGCTCGAGGCGGGCGCCGACGACATGAAGCTCACGGAGGGCACCTTCGAGATCACGACCTCGCCGACCGCCTTCTACGCGGTGAAGCAGGCCCTCGACGACAAGGGAATCCCCGTGTCGCTGGCCGAGGTGAGCATGGTGCCCCAGACGACGGTGCACCTCGAGGGCAAGCAGGCGACGCAGATGCTCAAGCTCATGGACGCGCTCGAGGAGCACGACGACGTGCAGAAGGTCTCGGCCAACTTCGACATCGACGCATCGGTCATGGAGCAGGCGTCGTAG